From Phalacrocorax carbo chromosome 6, bPhaCar2.1, whole genome shotgun sequence, a single genomic window includes:
- the USP4 gene encoding ubiquitin carboxyl-terminal hydrolase 4 isoform X4 produces MRTGVDIRRRRGSLTDMAAAGSDGMRPDTAVQRTELKLLLDTALRPGESWYLVGMRWFRQWKKYVGFDSWDMLGEGDPGLFPGPINNSSLFSDPETQSLKEYLIDELDYVLVPTEAWKKLVAWYGCIDGRQLIERKVVEYGLFVKYCKVEVYLLELKLCESSNPDHVISCHFSRADTVATVEKEMRKLFNIPAEKETRLWNRYMSNAYEQLSELDTTVQDVGLYQGQVVLIEVKNEDGSWPGQHFVPKTQFMLFRSQSQYQKRVGSCINSTAP; encoded by the exons ATGCGTACGGGAGTAGACATCCGACGGCGGCGGGGCTCACTCACCGACATGGCGGCGGCCGGCAGCGACGGGATGCGGCCGGACACGGCGGTGCAGCGGACCgagctgaagctgctgctggacaCGGCCCTGAGGCCCGGGGAGTCCTG GTACCTGGTGGGCATGCGCTGGTTCAGGCAGTGGAAGAAGTACGTGGGTTTCGACAGCTGGGACATGCTCGGCGAGGGTGATCCCGGCCTCTTCCCCGGGCCCATCAACAACTCGAGTCTCTTCAGCG ATCCAGAAACTCAGAGTTTAAAAGAATACCTCATTGATGAGCTAGATTATGTATTGGTTCCCACCGAAGCCTGGAAAAAACTAGTAGCATGGTATGGCTGCATAGATGGACGGCAGCTTATTGAGAGAAAA GTAGTGGAATATGGTCTGTTTGTGAAGTACTGTAAGGTTGAAGTTTATCTTCTTGAGCTGAAGCTGTGTGAAAGCAGCAATCCTGACCATGTAATTAGCTGCCACTTTAGCAGAGCAGATACTGTTG CTACCGTCgagaaggaaatgagaaaactATTTAATATCCCAGCTGAGAAAGAAACTAGGTTATGGAACAGGTATATGAGTAACGCTTATGAGCAGCTCAGCGAGCTCGATACCACCGTGCAAGATGTAGGGCTCTACCAGGGTCAG GTTGTCCTAAtagaagtgaaaaatgaagatgGCTCATGGCCTGGACAGCATTTCGTGCCAAA GACACAATTCATGCTGTTTAGAAGCCAAAGCCAATACCAGAAGCGAGTTGGAAGCTGCATTAACAGCACGGCACCCTGA
- the GPX1 gene encoding glutathione peroxidase 1, protein MAAAGAAGLAGMSARPLGAAEPLSLGSLRGKVLLVVNVASLUGTTTRDFQQLNELQRRYGPRGLRVLGFPCNQFGHQENATNEEILLSLEHVRPGNGYKPDFIMFEKCEVNGKNAHPLFTFLKEALPFPHDDPSSLMTNPQYIIWSPVCRNDISWNFEKFLIDPDGVPFKRYSRHFETIRIQDDIELLLQKIPKNVLE, encoded by the exons atggcggcggcgggagcggcggggctggcggggatGTCGGCGCGGCCCCTGGGCGCGGCGGAGCCGCTGTCGCTGGGTTCGCTGCGGGGGAAGGTGCTGCTGGTGGTCAACGTGGCGTCGCTCTGAGGCACAACCACCCGCGACTTCCAGCAGCTCAACGAGCTGCAGCGGCGCTACGgcccccgggggctgcgggtCCTTGGCTTCCCCTGCAATCAGTTCGGGCACCAG gaaAATGCCACAAACGAGGAGATCCTGCTTTCGCTGGAGCACGTTCGTCCTGGCAACGGGTACAAGCCCGATTTCATCATGTTCGAGAAGTGCGAGGTGAACGGGAAGAACGCGCACCCCCTTTTCACCTTCCTGAAAGAGGCGCTGCCTTTCCCGCACGACGACCCCTCCTCGCTCATGACCAACCCACAGTACATCATCTGGTCCCCCGTCTGCCGCAACGACATCTCCTGGAACTTTGAGAAGTTCCTCATTGACCCCGACGGTGTGCCCTTCAAACGCTACAGCCGGCATTTTGAAACCATCAGGATCCAGGATGATATTGAATTGCTTCTGCAGAAGATTCCCAAGAATGTTCTCGAATAA